The following are from one region of the Nicotiana tomentosiformis chromosome 7, ASM39032v3, whole genome shotgun sequence genome:
- the LOC138895906 gene encoding uncharacterized protein, protein MEKVKLIQERLWTTRSRQKNYADRKAREVAFMVGEKVLLIVLPMKGVMRFKRKGKLSPQYIGPFEVWEKAGDVAYRLTLPPNPWGFFHMAFHVSMFRKYYEDPSHVLNFSLVQLDKYFTYNKEPVAILDRQVRKLRSKDIASVKVQWRGLPVEEASWEIEHDMRNRYPHLFGISGMTLN, encoded by the coding sequence atggagaaagtgaagttgattcaggagaggctTTGGACCACACGGTCCAGGCAGAAGAATTATGCTGATAGGAAAGCTCGAGAAgtagcattcatggtgggtgagaaggttctacttatagttttgcctatgaagggcgtgatgaggtttaagaggaagggcaagttgagtcctcagtatattggtccatttgaggtttgGGAGAAAGCAGGTGATGTGGCTTATAGGCTTACTTTGCCTCCTAATCCATGGGGTTTTTTTCATATGGcattccatgtttccatgtttCGAAAGTACTATGAGGATCCGTCACATGTGTTGAATTTTAGCTTGGTGCAGTTGGAtaagtattttacttataataaggagccggtagctattttggataggcaggttcggaagctgaGATCAAAAGATATTGCAtcggtgaaggttcaatggagaggtcTACCTGTCGAGGAGGCatcttgggagatcgagcatgatatgcggaatagatatcctcacctttttggcaTTTCAGGTATGACTCTAAACTAG